One part of the Capsicum annuum cultivar UCD-10X-F1 unplaced genomic scaffold, UCD10Xv1.1 ctg48853, whole genome shotgun sequence genome encodes these proteins:
- the LOC107856584 gene encoding F-box protein At4g35930 yields MLGTMTPLPTDHWPFASKGDGKGACVHSPRTPQAPKHGPKPPSRLKFIEMEQIAAVLFQESAFPSRCLVPSVIPKPLCKPLGSNRVLFYEDELCQAVSQN; encoded by the exons ATGTTAGGAACCATGACTCCTCTCCCCACTGATCACTGGCCTTTTGCAAG CAAGGGGGATGGGAAAGGTGCATGTGTTCACAGTCCTCGTACTCCTCAGGCTCCCAAGCATGGTCCCAAGCCCCCATCTCGGCTCAAGTTTATAGAGATGGAGCAAATTGCAGCTGTTCTTTTCCAGGAATCTGCATTTCCTTCAAGGTGTTTGGTGCCATCTGTTATACCAAAACCGCTTTGCAAGCCCTTGGGTTCTAATAGAGTTCtattttatgaggatgaattatGCCAGGCTGTTTCTCAGAATAA